From Jeotgalibaca dankookensis, one genomic window encodes:
- the heR gene encoding heliorhodopsin HeR has protein sequence MSKEITFQSLRKFNGVMGVLHLIQGLLMLGFALFIDKIASFEIPIRSYFLTFDPEQMRLVTDMKEQFNLPFGIMVSLFLFISAFAHFIIVTPWGNAIYNRDLKRGINRFRWYEYALSSSLMIVLIALLFGVYDIGSLILIFIVNAAMNLFGLDMEEINIGKEKVNWKPFIFGTIAGIAPWIVIILYAFGNTNPADVPWFVYALAGSYFLFFNLFPINMVLQYKRVGKWENYLYGERGYIILSLVAKSVLAWIAFAGVMQPA, from the coding sequence ATGTCAAAAGAAATAACGTTCCAGTCACTTCGCAAATTCAATGGCGTCATGGGTGTCTTACATTTAATCCAAGGTCTCTTAATGTTAGGATTTGCTCTATTCATTGATAAAATTGCCTCTTTTGAAATTCCAATTCGTTCTTATTTTCTAACTTTTGATCCTGAACAAATGCGTTTAGTAACAGATATGAAGGAACAGTTTAACTTGCCATTTGGGATTATGGTATCGCTATTCCTTTTTATCTCAGCTTTTGCACATTTTATTATTGTGACACCCTGGGGAAATGCCATCTATAACCGCGATTTAAAAAGAGGTATTAATCGCTTTAGATGGTATGAATATGCACTAAGTTCTTCTTTGATGATTGTGTTGATTGCTTTACTGTTTGGGGTTTATGATATTGGTTCATTGATTTTAATATTTATAGTCAATGCGGCGATGAATTTGTTTGGATTGGATATGGAAGAAATTAACATCGGAAAAGAAAAAGTAAATTGGAAGCCCTTTATATTTGGAACAATTGCGGGAATAGCACCTTGGATTGTGATTATTCTTTATGCATTTGGTAATACCAACCCAGCGGACGTTCCTTGGTTTGTCTATGCCTTAGCAGGATCTTACTTCTTATTCTTTAACTTATTTCCTATTAATATGGTTCTTCAATATAAAAGAGTAGGAAAATGGGAAAATTACTTGTACGGAGAGAGAGGCTATATTATTTTAAGTTTAGTAGCTAAATCCGTATTAGCGTGGATTGCTTTTGCTGGGGTCATGCAACCAGCCTAG